A region from the Pelobates fuscus isolate aPelFus1 chromosome 1, aPelFus1.pri, whole genome shotgun sequence genome encodes:
- the MFSD9 gene encoding major facilitator superfamily domain-containing protein 9 isoform X2: protein MGTTRPTATRGERGTPSGRSLQHCLHVVGFLDLFGVSMIVPLLNHHVKSLGASPTTAGIIGSCYGMFQLFSSSLVGSWSDVVGRRYSLITCIVISALGYALLGVSTNIYIYALARIPVGLVWLLPWYEDKPSCVAPFPNESSFNGITDTSALKSDLTLHTYQMENQVIKKQTFWTQVVSAFRKVGSVAFSHMWEIFLVRLLSAIAVMLYYSNFALAMEERFHMTPRMTGYLISYGSTLGVLAGFLLGPLSRIYKHNSYIMLLHSNILTFFSILVYSLAPKMWIVVLALTLLAFSTNIGRTCIVDLELTQGVKHGSGTLIGVGQSVTSVGRILVPLWSGIAQEYSPCGPPQLGAVLSLASIFLMYKSKLCYSGSAQTKVKSA from the exons ATGGGGACAACGAGACCTACAGCAACTCGAGGGGAGCGCGGGACCCCGAGTGGGCGGAGCCTCCAGCACTGCCTTCACGTGGTGGGCTTCCTG GATTTATTTGGCGTGAGCATGATTGTGCCATTGTTAAATCATCATGTGAAGTCCCTTGGGGCAAGCCCTACCACAGCAGGAATAATCG GCTCCTGCTATGGCATGTTTCAGCTATTTTCTAGCTCACTTGTG GGGAGTTGGAGTGATGTTGTTGGAAGAAGATATTCTTTAATTACTTGCATTGTCATCAGTGCACTCGGATATGCTCTTCTTGGAGTATCCACTAACATTTATATTTATGCCTTGGCTAGAATACCTGTGG GTCTTGTCTGGCTACTGCCTTGGTATGAAGACAAACCAAGCTGTGTTGCCCCATTCCCTAATGAATCTTCATTTAATGGGATAACAGATACCTCTGCGCTGAAATCTGATCTCACATTACATACATACCAAATGGAAAATCAGGttataaaaaaacagactttttggACTCAGGTTGTTTCAGCATTCAGGAAAGTAGGAAGTGTTGCTTTTTCTCATATGTGGGAGATATTTTTGGTCCGTTTGTTAAGTGCTATTGCTGTCATGCTGTATTACAGCAATTTTGCCTTGGCAATGGAAGAAAGATTTCATATGACTCCACGTATGACCGGTTATTTAATAAGTTATGGCAGCACCCTGGGTGTCCTTGCTGGATTTTTACTTGGACCCCTTTCCAGGATTTACAAGCACAATTCATACATTATGTTGTTACATTCAAACATTCTCACCTTTTTTTCAATACTGGTGTATTCACTGGCACCAAAGATGTGGATAGTCGTCCTGGCTTTAACACTTTTGGCATTTTCAACCAATATAGGAAGAACTTGTATAGTTGATCTTGAACTGACCCAAGGTGTGAAACATGGAAGTGGTACACTTATTGGAGTTGGACAATCTGTAACATCAGTGGGGCGCATACTTGTCCCTCTGTGGTCAGGAATTGCTCAAGAATATAGTCCTTGCGGACCTCCACAGCTTGGTGCAGTATTGTCGTTAGCATCCATATTTCTAATGTATAAAAGTAAATTATGCTACAGTGGATCTGCGCAGACTAAAGTAAAAAGTGCATGA
- the MFSD9 gene encoding major facilitator superfamily domain-containing protein 9 isoform X1, with protein MGTTRPTATRGERGTPSGRSLQHCLHVVGFLDLFGVSMIVPLLNHHVKSLGASPTTAGIIGSCYGMFQLFSSSLVGSWSDVVGRRYSLITCIVISALGYALLGVSTNIYIYALARIPVGIFKHSLSISKAFLSDLVTEEERPIVMGRFNAASSLGFILGPVVGGSLTELPGGFYITSFLCSSIFIINAGLVWLLPWYEDKPSCVAPFPNESSFNGITDTSALKSDLTLHTYQMENQVIKKQTFWTQVVSAFRKVGSVAFSHMWEIFLVRLLSAIAVMLYYSNFALAMEERFHMTPRMTGYLISYGSTLGVLAGFLLGPLSRIYKHNSYIMLLHSNILTFFSILVYSLAPKMWIVVLALTLLAFSTNIGRTCIVDLELTQGVKHGSGTLIGVGQSVTSVGRILVPLWSGIAQEYSPCGPPQLGAVLSLASIFLMYKSKLCYSGSAQTKVKSA; from the exons ATGGGGACAACGAGACCTACAGCAACTCGAGGGGAGCGCGGGACCCCGAGTGGGCGGAGCCTCCAGCACTGCCTTCACGTGGTGGGCTTCCTG GATTTATTTGGCGTGAGCATGATTGTGCCATTGTTAAATCATCATGTGAAGTCCCTTGGGGCAAGCCCTACCACAGCAGGAATAATCG GCTCCTGCTATGGCATGTTTCAGCTATTTTCTAGCTCACTTGTG GGGAGTTGGAGTGATGTTGTTGGAAGAAGATATTCTTTAATTACTTGCATTGTCATCAGTGCACTCGGATATGCTCTTCTTGGAGTATCCACTAACATTTATATTTATGCCTTGGCTAGAATACCTGTGG GAATTTTTAAACACTCACTTTCCATTTCGAAAGCATTCCTCTCAGACCTGGTGACAGAAGAAGAGCGTCCAATAGTAATGGGGAGGTTTAATGCTGCTTCCAGTCTGGGGTTTATCTTGGGACCAGTGGTTGGTGGAAGCCTTACAGAACTACCTGGCGGTTTTTACATTACCTCATTCCTATGCTCttctatatttattataaatgcaG GTCTTGTCTGGCTACTGCCTTGGTATGAAGACAAACCAAGCTGTGTTGCCCCATTCCCTAATGAATCTTCATTTAATGGGATAACAGATACCTCTGCGCTGAAATCTGATCTCACATTACATACATACCAAATGGAAAATCAGGttataaaaaaacagactttttggACTCAGGTTGTTTCAGCATTCAGGAAAGTAGGAAGTGTTGCTTTTTCTCATATGTGGGAGATATTTTTGGTCCGTTTGTTAAGTGCTATTGCTGTCATGCTGTATTACAGCAATTTTGCCTTGGCAATGGAAGAAAGATTTCATATGACTCCACGTATGACCGGTTATTTAATAAGTTATGGCAGCACCCTGGGTGTCCTTGCTGGATTTTTACTTGGACCCCTTTCCAGGATTTACAAGCACAATTCATACATTATGTTGTTACATTCAAACATTCTCACCTTTTTTTCAATACTGGTGTATTCACTGGCACCAAAGATGTGGATAGTCGTCCTGGCTTTAACACTTTTGGCATTTTCAACCAATATAGGAAGAACTTGTATAGTTGATCTTGAACTGACCCAAGGTGTGAAACATGGAAGTGGTACACTTATTGGAGTTGGACAATCTGTAACATCAGTGGGGCGCATACTTGTCCCTCTGTGGTCAGGAATTGCTCAAGAATATAGTCCTTGCGGACCTCCACAGCTTGGTGCAGTATTGTCGTTAGCATCCATATTTCTAATGTATAAAAGTAAATTATGCTACAGTGGATCTGCGCAGACTAAAGTAAAAAGTGCATGA